In the Malus domestica chromosome 16, GDT2T_hap1 genome, one interval contains:
- the LOC103416466 gene encoding uncharacterized protein, translating into MVSSSSTTSNFQLPFLCDDNQTNAIIDDFHQNPNSILSHGGHHQYYSQYYYSEDQQQQAPEFLEHDGMLLSYLLSQQQLLLGNSSTTTNVATDYNPTRAHESTEISIAASNSNKAMEVIHRDDEDGRNELTINTAAASKIKINNVKINGGGGGGEKKANVARKRASGKKDRHSKIYTAQGPRDRRMRLSVQIARKFFDLQDTLGFDKASKTIEWLFTKSKSAIKDLKQHLLVSPKEDYNSTNGGATAKVNSSENTTGEVVSRIMEPSSSAANGDISVGFGREKRHRKLCVVARESRVEARARARERTREKMMRIRGFDQDHQHLTKQSPKHQEQQNPNELFETAGMMNSTMMSTNCRNGGQKIVGRTSSGCGGAQRSLLNFDFWRHVSEASGANSEDCGFPGNWGAINYTKNIITGNVLQVEQNPTSYPKQQNPRSIFGAGTQEQNPNSIFLTTFIKAQDP; encoded by the coding sequence ATGGTTTCTTCTAGCAGCACCACAAGTAATTTCCAGCTACCTTTTCTATGTGATGACAACCAGACAAATGCTATTATTGAtgattttcatcaaaaccctaattcaataTTATCACATGGTGGCCATCATCAATACTATTCACAGTACTACTACTCTGAAGACCAGCAGCAGCAGGcacctgagtttcttgagcaTGATGGAATGCTCTTGAGCTACTTGCTATCTCAACAGCAGCTCTTGCTTGGCAACTCCAGTACTACTACTAATGTAGCGACTGATTACAACCCCACTCGAGCTCACGAGAGCACTGAAATTAGCATCGCGGCTTCAAATTCAAACAAAGCAATGGAGGTTATCCATCGTGACGATGAAGATGGTCGCAATGAGCTCACCATTAACACGGCTGCAGCTTCAAAGATTAAGATAAATAATGTGAAGATtaatggaggaggaggaggaggagagaaaaAGGCAAATGTTGCTCGAAAGAGAGCGAGTGGGAAAAAAGACAGACACAGCAAGATCTACACAGCTCAAGGCCCGAGAGACCGGAGAATGAGGCTGTCCGTCCAAATTGCCCGTAAGTTCTTTGATCTTCAAGACACGTTGGGATTTGACAAAGCCAGCAAAACAATTGAGTGGCTTTTCACAAAGTCCAAGAGCGCCATCAAGGACCTCAAGCAGCACCTCCTCGTCTCACCCAAGGAAGATTACAACAGCACAAATGGTGGTGCAACTGCAAAGGTGAATTCATCTGAAAATACTACCGGTGAAGTCGTATCGAGAATTATGGAGCCTAGTAGTAGTGCTGCAAACGGTGACATTTCCGTTGGGTTCGGTAGAGAGAAAAGGCACAGGAAGTTGTGCGTGGTTGCGAGGGAATCAAGGGTGGaggcaagagcaagggcaagGGAGAGAACAAGGGAGAAGATGATGAGGATCAGAGGGTTTGATCAAGATCATCAACATTTAACAAAGCAAAGTCCTAAGCATCAAGaacaacaaaaccctaatgaattgtTTGAAACAGCTGGAATGATGAACTCAACGATGATGAGCACTAATTGTCGCAACGGTGGTCAGAAAATTGTGGGCAGAACAAGTAGTGgttgtggtggtgcacaaaGATCGTTGTTGAATTTTGATTTTTGGCGACATGTTTCAGAGGCAAGTGGAGCAAATTCCGAGGATTGTGGTTTTCCAGGGAATTGGGGAGCAATCAACTACACCAAGAATATTATTACAGGTAACGTGCTGCAAGTAGAGCAAAACCCTACCTCATACCCAAAACAACAGAACCCTAGATCAATTTTTGGGGCAGGTACCCAAgagcaaaaccctaattcaattTTTCTCACCACCTTTATCAAGGCTCAAGACCCATAA